In the genome of Nonlabens sp. MB-3u-79, one region contains:
- the pafA gene encoding alkaline phosphatase PafA gives MKNALFLIVAFVLVTSCSTLSRKRDQHKDSSTQQTALNSSNVEGRGPKLVVGIVVDQMRYDYLSRFYNRYSEDGFKRLMKQGYQLTNNHYNFVPTYTAPGHASIYTGTSPMNHGIIGNNWYDKFEDKVIYNADDDQVTGVGTASDIGKMSPRRMLTTTMTDQLELQTQGRAKVIGISIKDRGAILSAGHAADAAYWFEGSDRGNFISSSFYMEQLPQWVTDFNASKNADAYLKTWNTLYPIETYTASGSDLNDFEKAPIGKETAVFPYDLKSLRGENGNYSLIKATPYGNSIVADFAIQALKKEEMGKDAITDFLAVSFSSTDYIGHQYGVNSVEIEDTYLRLDQDIARFLKALDQEVGKGNYSLFLTADHGAVNNPAYLQSRNINAGYFDRSDFRDKLNKALIEKYGSEDLISNIYNDQIFFNKANLIKNNINAIDLENFIASTIIDYKHIDKVFTRKALVSGVMQDGTGKLIQNGFHQKRSGDVIYVLEPAVISYSKTGSTHGSSQSYDTHVPLLFYGNGIKQGSSSKRTEIIDIAPTISSLLKISFPNGATGNPINEVLIKS, from the coding sequence ATGAAAAATGCACTTTTTCTAATAGTTGCTTTTGTCTTGGTAACTTCTTGTAGCACGCTTTCGCGAAAGCGAGATCAACATAAAGATTCTTCTACCCAACAGACTGCGTTAAACTCTTCTAATGTAGAGGGGCGAGGTCCCAAACTGGTGGTAGGAATTGTGGTAGATCAAATGCGATATGATTATTTAAGCCGGTTCTACAATAGGTATAGTGAGGACGGTTTTAAACGGTTGATGAAGCAAGGCTATCAGCTTACCAACAATCATTATAATTTTGTACCTACTTATACAGCTCCTGGACACGCGTCTATTTATACAGGAACATCGCCTATGAATCACGGTATTATAGGAAACAATTGGTACGATAAATTTGAGGATAAAGTCATTTACAATGCCGATGATGATCAGGTTACAGGAGTAGGGACAGCGAGTGATATAGGTAAAATGTCACCACGCAGAATGTTAACCACCACCATGACCGACCAGTTAGAGCTGCAAACCCAAGGAAGAGCAAAGGTAATAGGGATTTCTATTAAAGATCGCGGGGCGATTTTATCCGCTGGACATGCTGCAGATGCTGCTTACTGGTTTGAAGGAAGCGATCGAGGAAATTTTATTTCCAGCAGCTTTTATATGGAGCAATTACCACAATGGGTGACAGACTTTAATGCTTCAAAAAATGCAGATGCGTATTTAAAAACTTGGAATACGTTATATCCCATAGAAACTTACACGGCAAGTGGATCAGATCTCAATGACTTTGAAAAAGCTCCAATAGGAAAAGAAACGGCTGTTTTTCCTTACGACTTAAAGAGCTTAAGAGGTGAAAATGGGAATTACAGTCTTATAAAAGCAACTCCGTATGGTAATAGTATCGTAGCAGATTTTGCCATCCAAGCTTTGAAGAAGGAAGAAATGGGAAAGGATGCCATTACAGACTTTCTAGCAGTAAGTTTTTCTAGCACGGACTATATAGGGCATCAATACGGGGTGAACTCTGTGGAGATAGAAGATACTTATTTAAGATTAGACCAAGATATAGCACGTTTTTTAAAGGCATTAGATCAAGAAGTGGGAAAAGGAAACTACAGCCTTTTCTTAACAGCAGACCATGGTGCGGTAAATAATCCAGCTTATTTACAAAGCAGGAATATCAATGCTGGATATTTTGATAGATCAGATTTTAGAGACAAACTCAATAAAGCTCTGATAGAAAAATATGGCTCTGAGGATTTGATCTCCAATATTTATAATGATCAGATTTTCTTTAATAAAGCAAATCTGATAAAGAACAACATCAATGCCATTGACCTAGAAAACTTTATTGCTAGCACCATAATAGATTATAAACATATAGATAAAGTGTTTACGAGAAAAGCACTTGTTTCTGGAGTTATGCAGGACGGAACCGGTAAACTCATTCAGAATGGGTTTCATCAAAAACGCAGTGGGGATGTGATTTATGTGTTAGAGCCAGCGGTGATTTCTTATTCTAAAACAGGCTCTACTCACGGAAGCTCTCAGAGTTATGACACTCATGTACCTTTGTTGTTTTATGGAAACGGAATTAAGCAAGGGTCGAGTAGCAAGCGCACAGAAATTATAGACATTGCTCCTACCATTTCTAGCCTACTAAAAATTAGCTTTCCTAACGGAGCGACTGGAAATCCCATAAACGAAGTATTAATTAAATCATAG
- a CDS encoding MlaE family ABC transporter permease, whose product MKFFRHIGRYTIMLFNVFRQPTKAIVLKELILKEIDDLIIGSLGITAFISLFMGAVVALQTSLNLDNPLIPKSLIGFATRQSIILEFAPTFISVIMAGKVGSYITSSIGSMRVTEQIDALEVMGINPLNYLIFPKIIALLFYPFLIAIIMFVGIGGGYLASVYGNLVSSEDFIVGLQDNFIPWHIGYAFIKTMVFGLILATIPSYHGYYMEGGALEVGKASTTSFVWTCVAIIIANYILTQLLLS is encoded by the coding sequence ATGAAATTTTTCAGACACATAGGTCGTTACACGATCATGCTTTTTAACGTTTTTAGGCAACCGACTAAAGCAATCGTTCTTAAAGAATTGATTCTTAAAGAAATAGACGATTTAATTATAGGATCCTTAGGCATTACCGCATTCATATCTTTATTTATGGGAGCGGTTGTTGCGTTACAGACTTCTTTGAACCTGGACAACCCTTTGATTCCTAAGTCCTTGATAGGTTTTGCCACCAGACAGTCCATTATTTTGGAATTTGCTCCCACGTTTATATCCGTAATTATGGCTGGTAAAGTAGGCTCTTATATCACCTCGAGCATAGGCTCAATGCGTGTTACAGAGCAAATAGATGCACTAGAGGTTATGGGTATCAATCCGCTTAATTATTTGATCTTTCCTAAGATTATCGCCTTACTTTTCTATCCTTTTTTGATTGCTATCATCATGTTTGTAGGTATAGGTGGTGGATATCTAGCAAGCGTCTATGGAAACTTGGTAAGCTCAGAAGACTTTATTGTGGGGTTACAGGATAATTTTATTCCGTGGCACATTGGTTATGCGTTTATAAAAACGATGGTTTTCGGTCTTATTCTCGCTACTATACCTAGTTATCACGGCTATTATATGGAAGGTGGTGCACTAGAAGTAGGGAAGGCAAGTACGACTAGTTTTGTATGGACTTGTGTTGCGATTATTATAGCCAATTATATTTTAACTCAATTACTGCTTAGCTAA
- a CDS encoding glycosyltransferase: protein MKIAIIIPAHNEEQFIHLTLDSLVQQSLAVTQIVVVDDNSTDRTFEIASSYSTSLPIKVVQTLSSAENVPGSKVIHAFNYGLAQIDLAGFDIICKYDADLIFPSDYLEQVVDHFDARPLGEQESDRIGMVAGHCSILKEGQWEIENQNNPDHIRGALKAYRRECFEQIGGLQASIGWDTIDEMLARFYGWQVITIPELYVKHLKPTGAAYNSRSKYLQGEAFYKMRYGKLLTLITALKMAWSKKQFQLIPDYLKGYQLAQKKNLAPLVTEEQGRFIRKYRWKGIKSKLGL from the coding sequence TTGAAAATAGCCATCATCATACCAGCTCATAACGAAGAGCAATTTATACACTTGACACTGGACAGCCTGGTGCAACAATCGCTGGCAGTTACTCAAATAGTCGTGGTAGATGACAACTCAACCGACCGTACTTTTGAAATCGCCAGCTCCTACTCGACTTCATTACCTATCAAAGTAGTGCAAACCTTATCCAGTGCAGAGAATGTTCCTGGCTCTAAAGTTATACATGCCTTTAACTATGGACTGGCTCAAATAGATCTAGCAGGTTTTGACATCATTTGTAAGTACGATGCCGACTTAATTTTTCCTTCTGATTATTTGGAACAGGTAGTAGATCACTTTGACGCCCGACCTCTCGGCGAACAGGAAAGCGATCGCATAGGAATGGTTGCTGGACATTGCAGTATCCTTAAGGAAGGTCAATGGGAAATTGAAAACCAAAACAATCCAGATCATATCAGAGGAGCTCTTAAAGCCTACAGACGCGAATGTTTTGAACAAATAGGCGGGCTTCAAGCCAGTATAGGTTGGGATACGATTGACGAAATGCTGGCGCGATTTTACGGCTGGCAAGTGATTACTATTCCCGAATTGTATGTAAAACACTTAAAACCTACTGGTGCTGCTTATAACTCTAGATCCAAATACTTGCAAGGAGAAGCTTTTTATAAAATGCGTTATGGTAAGTTACTTACCTTAATAACTGCCTTAAAAATGGCCTGGAGTAAAAAGCAATTCCAATTGATACCTGACTACTTAAAAGGTTATCAACTGGCACAAAAAAAGAACCTTGCTCCTCTGGTAACAGAAGAACAAGGTCGTTTTATTAGAAAGTACCGCTGGAAGGGTATCAAATCAAAATTGGGACTTTAG
- a CDS encoding methyltransferase, whose translation MYEKNFPHKRFGLTLEFLEKHIPKTDTVMDLGVENPFTLIMKDAGYQVSNTGGEDLDDDTSSIESFKGEVVTAFEIFEHLVSPYTSVKAIPCNKCVISVPLKLWFSNAYRNKNDIRDQHYHEFEPWQLDYVLEKAGWKVVDRIKFTNPVKKFGIRPLLRKFTDRYYVVYCEKANPS comes from the coding sequence TTGTACGAAAAAAACTTTCCTCATAAAAGATTTGGCCTTACCCTAGAATTTCTAGAGAAACACATTCCTAAAACAGATACTGTCATGGATTTAGGAGTGGAAAATCCGTTTACACTTATTATGAAAGATGCTGGATATCAAGTTTCTAATACAGGTGGAGAAGATCTAGATGATGACACCTCATCTATAGAAAGTTTTAAAGGTGAAGTGGTCACTGCTTTTGAGATTTTTGAACATTTAGTTTCCCCTTACACCTCAGTGAAAGCGATTCCGTGTAACAAATGTGTGATTAGTGTTCCTTTAAAGCTTTGGTTTTCCAATGCGTATCGCAATAAAAACGATATCAGAGACCAACACTATCATGAATTTGAACCTTGGCAACTGGATTATGTGCTTGAAAAAGCAGGTTGGAAAGTCGTCGATCGCATCAAATTCACAAATCCTGTAAAGAAATTTGGAATCCGTCCACTTCTTAGAAAATTTACGGATCGATATTATGTGGTGTATTGTGAAAAGGCAAATCCTTCCTAA
- a CDS encoding 3-oxoacyl-ACP synthase III family protein, translating to MDNAYIKGTGSYAPENVVKNDFFESVGSTDAWIQKNLGIKERRISTGETTSDLAAMAGKEAIKSAGLTPQDIDLIILATATPDRLAPSCACFVQEKIEAYNAVAFDISAVCSGALFATTTAVQFIKSGMYKNVLVIGADTFSNITDWNRRDAVFFGDGAGAMVISHTHEDKGFIDFLLHTDGRGKDSWNIPAGGSLLPTSEETLKKGLQYFQMDGPAVFQTAIKVVPESIKKLLSKNKVSIDEVNYLIPHQPSVRILEEVANRISLPWEKVMTNMDRYANTSGGTIPMMLDETVKKNLLKEGDLVLFAAVGAGWTWGTALYKW from the coding sequence ATGGATAATGCATATATTAAAGGAACCGGATCTTATGCTCCGGAGAATGTCGTAAAAAACGATTTTTTTGAATCTGTAGGATCAACCGATGCTTGGATACAAAAAAACTTAGGAATTAAAGAACGACGCATTTCTACAGGAGAAACCACAAGTGACCTTGCTGCTATGGCTGGAAAAGAAGCCATTAAAAGCGCAGGCTTAACTCCGCAAGATATTGACCTAATCATTCTAGCTACAGCAACTCCAGACAGGCTTGCTCCTTCTTGTGCCTGTTTTGTACAAGAAAAAATAGAAGCTTATAACGCTGTTGCCTTTGATATATCAGCCGTTTGCTCGGGAGCTTTGTTTGCAACGACAACAGCGGTACAATTTATTAAGTCTGGAATGTATAAAAATGTACTGGTCATAGGTGCCGATACCTTTTCAAATATTACCGATTGGAATCGCAGAGATGCCGTGTTTTTTGGCGATGGTGCTGGAGCCATGGTGATCTCTCACACCCATGAAGATAAAGGTTTTATAGATTTTCTATTGCACACAGATGGCCGTGGTAAAGACAGTTGGAATATACCAGCTGGAGGATCTCTGTTACCTACCTCTGAGGAAACTCTTAAAAAAGGTCTTCAGTATTTTCAAATGGATGGGCCCGCTGTTTTTCAAACTGCCATAAAAGTAGTTCCAGAATCCATAAAAAAGTTACTCTCCAAAAATAAGGTTTCTATAGATGAGGTGAACTACCTCATACCCCATCAACCCAGTGTAAGAATACTGGAAGAGGTTGCAAATCGCATCTCTTTACCTTGGGAGAAAGTAATGACTAACATGGATCGTTATGCCAACACCTCTGGAGGTACCATACCGATGATGCTGGATGAAACAGTCAAGAAAAACCTGCTTAAAGAAGGGGATCTGGTTTTGTTTGCCGCTGTAGGTGCTGGCTGGACTTGGGGAACGGCACTTTATAAATGGTAG
- a CDS encoding SDR family oxidoreductase gives MFTNKTFLITGIADEHSLAMYAAKEIIKNGGKVVCTGLGVSPFHHNLSDKAKAFLNQNFEDFKRSVHEFLGDAMVEILDVTIDENIEHFAKDLAQKGIKLDGFLHAIAMDKTIRNKEVKPLIEVTKDEFCDTMNVSAYSLIRVSHYLLKHGVLQDGASICSLSYIAAAKVTFHPYRNISIAKAALERITVELADELGRKHGIRVNAIRFSPYMGSKAGNATLKIEDVATSNKMSPLGNAVPMDLAYEICHLFRPESRITGEIRHVDGGYHITG, from the coding sequence ATGTTTACAAATAAAACTTTTTTAATTACCGGTATCGCAGATGAGCATTCACTTGCCATGTACGCTGCAAAAGAAATTATAAAAAATGGCGGTAAAGTAGTTTGCACTGGTCTAGGTGTAAGTCCATTTCACCATAACTTATCAGATAAAGCAAAAGCTTTTCTAAATCAGAATTTTGAGGATTTTAAACGCTCTGTTCATGAGTTTTTAGGCGATGCTATGGTAGAAATCTTAGATGTGACTATAGATGAAAACATAGAACATTTTGCAAAAGACTTGGCTCAAAAAGGTATTAAGCTGGACGGTTTCCTACATGCCATAGCTATGGATAAGACCATACGCAATAAGGAAGTTAAGCCACTTATTGAGGTTACAAAAGATGAGTTTTGTGATACCATGAACGTGAGTGCCTATTCTTTAATACGAGTATCCCATTATTTGCTAAAGCATGGTGTTTTGCAAGATGGTGCCTCCATTTGTTCTTTGAGTTATATAGCTGCCGCAAAAGTAACATTCCACCCTTATAGAAATATAAGTATTGCAAAAGCTGCTCTGGAACGTATTACCGTAGAACTGGCAGATGAACTAGGTCGCAAACACGGTATACGTGTGAACGCTATTCGGTTTTCTCCCTATATGGGTAGCAAAGCTGGTAATGCCACTTTAAAAATAGAAGATGTAGCTACGTCAAATAAAATGAGCCCTCTAGGAAATGCAGTGCCTATGGATCTGGCATACGAAATTTGTCACCTCTTCAGACCAGAAAGTAGAATAACAGGTGAAATAAGACATGTAGATGGTGGTTATCACATTACTGGTTAA
- a CDS encoding DUF6646 family protein has product MKKILLIAALVAVVTANAQIFKGKGDQKVQIGADFQSLANGIQGTYDFGIAENFSMGLGLNYALSLDDTIDADFDERAAVKLRFNANIGNVLNIDPMFDFYPGLAFSTKNFGGHLGARYFFTDGFGVYTEAAFPLAKYKTENLTPAEDIYNQFTMSFGLAFNF; this is encoded by the coding sequence ATGAAAAAAATACTACTTATCGCAGCTCTTGTAGCTGTTGTAACGGCAAATGCTCAAATATTTAAGGGTAAAGGAGATCAAAAAGTACAAATAGGAGCTGACTTTCAGAGTTTGGCTAATGGAATTCAAGGAACTTACGATTTTGGAATAGCAGAAAACTTTTCTATGGGTCTAGGCTTGAATTATGCACTAAGTTTGGACGATACTATAGATGCTGACTTTGATGAAAGAGCTGCTGTAAAATTGCGTTTCAATGCCAACATAGGTAATGTTTTGAATATCGACCCTATGTTTGACTTCTATCCTGGACTTGCTTTTAGCACTAAAAACTTTGGTGGGCACCTAGGCGCAAGGTATTTCTTTACAGATGGTTTTGGTGTGTATACAGAAGCAGCTTTTCCACTAGCAAAATATAAAACGGAAAACCTAACTCCAGCTGAAGATATTTACAATCAGTTTACGATGAGTTTTGGTTTGGCATTTAACTTCTAA
- a CDS encoding M1 family metallopeptidase yields the protein MKWITIIALFVTFLSQSQNTSSQLELVDFQKAMVVILLDESSNEVKGEILFDLTILKDASSIFIDAKNLVAYQAFLDNKEVKAIYDGEKLVVEAPFRASDNRQLKIRFTSYPSKAMYHIDEDNDRIWDQVWTQGQGKYTSNWLPSIDDMNDKMIWSFQITAPGSKRVIANGKLTEVQPAADQMIWNYNMEKPMSSYLVALAAGDYQVKRDSSVSGVPLEYYYYQEDEKKVAPTYQHSKEIFDFLEGEIGVAYPWQNYKQVPVKDFLYSGMENTGMTIFNDEFFTDELGANDRSYVNVNAHELAHQWFGDLVTETEAKHHWLHEGFASYYALLAEQNLYGNSYFQAQLFEYAEALNEQSSKGNSTSLLDAKANSLTFYQHGAWALHALKDEVGAFSFRESVTKYLLRNKYQNVTTASFLDVVAEVSEKDLTDFKATWLTSEVFPTAEALRILRKQSVMEQYLQLAARRISTFEESYNSYKETLQKPVEMVLVKEMVAQLSIHDNDKKYELLQQAAALNDVEVNQLIVLSTPTLNNKNRELITSMLNDASYITRESVLFLLWNDASDKRAVLESAKAQWEEMNSSLDMAWIVLALNSAGYTNEELLPFLVRLQAYTGSEYSTETRTASFDYLINLDAMSQQNYTDLMNASLHHVWRFYENARGILKAQYKKENGQFFIDQSLGNFDTKSQERLKRVLGLKD from the coding sequence ATGAAATGGATCACAATTATTGCTTTGTTTGTCACGTTTTTATCGCAATCTCAAAATACATCTAGCCAGCTAGAACTGGTTGATTTTCAAAAGGCTATGGTGGTCATTTTGTTAGATGAATCATCTAACGAAGTAAAAGGAGAAATTCTTTTTGATTTAACTATTCTCAAAGACGCTTCTTCTATTTTTATAGATGCAAAAAATCTAGTGGCTTACCAGGCTTTTCTCGATAATAAAGAGGTAAAAGCTATTTATGACGGCGAGAAGTTAGTTGTGGAAGCTCCTTTTCGCGCAAGCGATAACCGGCAACTTAAAATTAGGTTTACCAGCTATCCATCTAAGGCCATGTACCATATAGACGAAGATAATGATCGGATATGGGATCAAGTCTGGACCCAAGGACAAGGAAAGTACACCAGCAACTGGCTGCCGAGTATCGATGATATGAACGATAAAATGATTTGGAGTTTTCAGATCACCGCCCCAGGGTCAAAACGGGTGATTGCAAATGGCAAACTTACAGAAGTACAACCTGCCGCTGATCAAATGATATGGAACTACAACATGGAAAAACCCATGTCCAGTTATCTCGTTGCTCTTGCTGCAGGAGATTATCAAGTAAAAAGAGACAGCAGCGTTTCTGGTGTGCCTTTAGAATATTACTATTATCAGGAAGATGAGAAAAAAGTAGCACCTACCTATCAACATTCTAAAGAGATCTTTGATTTCTTAGAGGGAGAGATAGGAGTTGCTTATCCATGGCAAAATTACAAGCAAGTTCCCGTAAAAGATTTCTTGTATTCAGGTATGGAAAATACTGGAATGACCATCTTTAATGACGAATTTTTTACAGATGAGTTAGGTGCAAACGATCGCAGTTATGTAAATGTAAACGCACACGAACTGGCACATCAATGGTTTGGTGATCTGGTAACAGAAACAGAAGCAAAACACCACTGGTTGCACGAAGGCTTTGCCAGTTATTACGCATTACTAGCAGAGCAAAACTTATACGGAAACTCCTATTTCCAAGCACAATTATTTGAATATGCAGAGGCTTTGAATGAGCAAAGTTCTAAAGGAAATAGCACTTCACTTCTCGATGCAAAGGCAAATTCACTTACCTTTTACCAACATGGAGCCTGGGCTTTACATGCGTTGAAAGATGAGGTTGGAGCGTTCAGCTTTCGCGAAAGCGTCACCAAATACCTTTTAAGAAACAAGTATCAAAATGTTACGACAGCTAGTTTTCTAGATGTAGTGGCTGAGGTCAGTGAAAAAGACTTAACTGATTTTAAAGCTACTTGGTTGACTTCAGAAGTCTTCCCTACTGCCGAAGCATTAAGAATACTTAGGAAACAGTCTGTGATGGAACAATACCTTCAACTGGCAGCAAGACGTATTTCTACTTTTGAAGAGTCTTATAACTCGTATAAAGAGACACTTCAAAAACCTGTTGAGATGGTATTGGTAAAAGAAATGGTGGCTCAATTGAGCATTCATGATAATGACAAGAAATACGAACTGTTGCAGCAAGCAGCTGCATTGAACGATGTAGAAGTAAACCAGCTTATTGTTTTAAGCACGCCAACTTTAAACAATAAGAATCGGGAATTGATTACCAGTATGCTTAATGATGCCTCTTATATAACTAGAGAATCAGTATTGTTTTTATTGTGGAATGATGCCAGCGATAAAAGAGCCGTTTTAGAAAGCGCAAAAGCACAATGGGAGGAAATGAATTCTAGCTTGGACATGGCATGGATCGTATTGGCACTCAATTCTGCAGGCTATACTAATGAAGAATTATTGCCTTTTTTAGTTCGCTTACAGGCTTATACAGGTTCAGAATATAGCACAGAAACTAGAACAGCATCTTTTGATTACTTGATCAATCTCGATGCGATGAGTCAGCAAAATTACACCGACCTTATGAATGCCAGCTTGCATCATGTATGGCGATTTTATGAAAATGCACGAGGTATTTTAAAGGCTCAATACAAAAAAGAAAATGGTCAATTCTTCATTGATCAATCTTTGGGCAATTTTGATACAAAGAGTCAGGAGCGATTAAAGCGAGTTTTAGGTTTGAAGGATTAG
- a CDS encoding ATP-dependent helicase: MQDHISQLNDAQKEPVLQKEGPMIIIAGAGSGKTRVLTIRIAYLMQQGVDPFNILSLTFTNKAAKEMKKRIGEIVGASEAKNLWMGTFHSVFARLLRVEADKLGYPSNFTIYDAQDSQRLTSAIIKEMGLDKDVYKYKQIFSRISSLKNSLITVRAYYNDADLQEADAMARRPRFGEIYKEYVERCFKAGAMDFDDLLLKTNELINRFPDVLAKYQNRFQYILVDEYQDTNHSQYLIVKALSDKFQNICVVGDDAQSIYAFRGANINNILNFQRDYDDVKAYRLEQNYRSTKNIVEAANSIIEHNKTKLDKVVWTANEDGPKIIVHRLMSDSEEGRYVAGSIFENKMNHQLDNGKFAILYRTNAQSRAMEDALRKRDIPYRIYGGLSFYQRKEVKDVLSYLRLVVNSKDEEALKRVINYPARGIGATTMDKLIVAAKQYDRTLFEVIDNIDRLDIGINSATKTKLKNFATMIKSFQALDETQNVFELTEYVLKKSALITELKKDGTQEGISRIENMEELLNGMRDFVEGQKEVADARGALSEFLEDVALATDLDNDTGDDDRVSLMTIHLSKGLEFPYLYIVGMEEDLFPSGMAMNTREDLEEERRLFYVALTRAEHQAYLTYTLSRYRWGKLVDAEPSRFITEIDDQYVEYTTPPDDYRYKPLMSNDLWDEPDKSKLRQSKPKNGTPPSVSQPNEEQIKKLRKMRPVSRATSDSSAPAGFEGDLQSGMIVEHARFGRGTVVNLEGIGGEKKAEINFNVGGLKKLLLRFAKLDVVG; the protein is encoded by the coding sequence GTGCAAGATCATATTTCCCAGCTTAACGACGCCCAAAAAGAACCTGTTTTACAAAAAGAAGGTCCTATGATCATCATTGCTGGCGCAGGGTCAGGAAAGACGCGTGTGCTGACCATACGTATCGCTTATTTGATGCAACAAGGTGTAGATCCCTTCAATATTCTGTCGCTTACGTTTACCAATAAAGCGGCAAAAGAAATGAAAAAACGTATTGGCGAGATCGTCGGTGCAAGTGAGGCAAAAAACCTATGGATGGGTACTTTTCACTCGGTTTTTGCTCGTTTATTGCGTGTAGAAGCAGACAAATTAGGGTACCCTTCTAATTTTACAATTTACGATGCGCAAGATTCTCAACGCCTTACCAGTGCGATAATCAAAGAAATGGGACTGGATAAAGATGTCTATAAATACAAACAGATTTTCTCGCGTATCTCTTCTTTAAAAAACAGTTTGATCACGGTGCGAGCCTACTATAATGATGCCGACTTACAAGAGGCAGATGCGATGGCGCGCCGACCGCGTTTTGGTGAAATTTATAAAGAATATGTAGAGCGATGTTTTAAGGCCGGAGCGATGGATTTTGACGACCTCTTATTGAAAACAAATGAGTTGATCAACCGTTTTCCAGATGTACTTGCAAAATACCAAAACAGATTTCAATACATACTCGTAGATGAGTACCAAGATACCAACCACTCCCAGTATTTGATCGTAAAGGCATTGTCGGATAAATTCCAGAATATATGTGTGGTAGGAGATGATGCACAGTCTATATATGCCTTTAGAGGAGCAAATATCAATAACATCCTGAATTTCCAACGGGATTATGATGATGTAAAAGCCTATAGATTAGAGCAAAATTACCGCTCTACTAAAAACATTGTAGAAGCGGCAAACTCTATTATAGAACACAATAAAACCAAACTCGATAAAGTCGTATGGACGGCAAATGAAGACGGTCCTAAAATAATCGTCCATCGATTGATGAGCGATTCTGAAGAAGGACGTTATGTAGCAGGTTCTATTTTTGAAAATAAGATGAATCACCAGCTGGATAATGGGAAATTTGCCATTCTTTACAGAACAAACGCACAATCTCGTGCGATGGAAGATGCCTTACGTAAACGTGATATTCCTTACCGTATCTATGGTGGCTTGAGTTTTTACCAGCGTAAAGAAGTAAAAGATGTGCTTTCTTACTTGCGTCTCGTTGTCAATTCTAAAGATGAAGAAGCGCTCAAACGCGTGATCAATTATCCAGCTCGTGGAATAGGAGCTACAACTATGGACAAATTGATCGTTGCTGCAAAGCAATACGATCGCACTCTATTTGAAGTGATCGATAATATCGATCGATTAGATATAGGGATCAACAGTGCCACCAAAACAAAGTTAAAGAACTTTGCCACTATGATCAAGAGTTTTCAAGCACTGGATGAAACTCAAAATGTATTTGAACTTACAGAATACGTTTTAAAGAAAAGTGCCTTGATCACAGAACTCAAAAAAGATGGAACTCAAGAAGGAATTTCCCGTATAGAAAATATGGAGGAATTGCTCAACGGTATGCGTGATTTTGTCGAAGGCCAAAAAGAAGTAGCAGATGCTCGTGGCGCACTTTCTGAATTCCTAGAAGATGTAGCCCTTGCTACAGATCTCGATAATGATACAGGAGATGATGATCGCGTTTCTTTAATGACCATTCATTTGTCTAAAGGTCTTGAATTTCCATACTTGTACATCGTTGGAATGGAAGAAGACCTATTCCCTAGTGGGATGGCGATGAATACCCGTGAAGACCTGGAAGAAGAACGCCGTCTTTTTTATGTGGCACTAACCAGGGCTGAGCATCAGGCTTATTTAACTTACACATTAAGCCGTTACCGATGGGGTAAATTAGTAGATGCAGAGCCGAGTCGTTTTATTACTGAAATAGACGATCAGTATGTAGAATACACCACTCCGCCAGATGATTACCGTTACAAACCTTTAATGAGTAACGATTTGTGGGACGAGCCAGATAAATCTAAACTGCGTCAGTCCAAACCTAAGAATGGAACACCACCTAGCGTGAGCCAGCCTAATGAAGAACAAATCAAGAAGTTGAGAAAGATGCGTCCTGTGAGTCGTGCGACAAGTGATTCTAGTGCACCAGCAGGCTTTGAAGGTGATTTGCAATCTGGAATGATTGTGGAACACGCTCGTTTTGGTAGGGGAACAGTTGTTAATCTGGAAGGAATAGGCGGCGAGAAAAAAGCCGAAATAAATTTTAACGTAGGCGGATTAAAAAAGCTGTTGTTGCGTTTTGCTAAGTTGGATGTGGTGGGATAG